In a single window of the uncultured Dysgonomonas sp. genome:
- a CDS encoding SusC/RagA family TonB-linked outer membrane protein has protein sequence MKKRLLLILSCLFLSIGYIAAQTTKITGTVVDDLGEPAIGVSVVVKGTTIGTVTDVEGVFSINLPEGKTTLVFSLIGMKSKEVTASAEMRVVLEQDAKVMNEVVVTAMGIQRDQKILGYAATQIKSDEISAAKSGSVMSGLSGKVAGVNISTAGPAGTSQKVLIRGISSFNGNNPLYIVDGVPITNERSGTDYVDFGNSANDINSEDVESVTVLKGASATALYGSRAANGVIMITTKRAKNEKLTISYDGAFTASNVLRVMQTQDLYGQGWGAWDRAENGSWGPRLDGTTHEWGSDQLDPVMTKPFSYVKDNLRNFYKTGSELNNVLSVRYGTDKLGLYASYGNVTSNGTLPNNGDTYSRNTISLRGNAKWDKFSVDVSINYARKDIRRTQEMEMELLQHAVDVDYSAMKDYNDERYNLDNYYTFYATNPYWMIDNNYYQYQDNHTYGKVEASYQLLSGLKATARLGGDFLNFDRENFNAKNSFTPGSYSDLGGATAQNGYYSNYRFNRDQLDATAFLTADYKISDFTLGGTAGWNLNKRTYEYTGGYVNGLGVPGWYNLQNTGSAAYADQYNEDRRLIGVFAQAEIGYKNLVYLNLSGRKDYSSTLPKGENSYLYGGANLSLILTELLPTLKNYKVDFLKVRTAIGQTGNDAGVYRTSSWFEPVAGSNSTYYYTWLPINGVLGLTEYNRLPSQTLKPEITTEYEFGLQGSFFDNRVRFDFAYYNKQSKNQIISATLAPETGYTSETRNVGRLENKGVEIAAGFTPVRTKDWEWDVNGTFTKNTGKVRELWDGLQEYTIVSWRGIEYKMKVGEKIGTFQVPDVDRVKDASSPYNGYAIVNNNGFLTQSTSDKKVIGSSQPDFILGLSTSVKFKDFRLTVVGDWHKGGWMASNTSYITHFNGNSTQTVFNERNSFIYPNSVKVVNGQYVENNIPLMSNQFNYYGNYSYTPTVRDEMIIPKDFFKIREVTLSYDVPKKFLSSTPLSKVVLSFIGRNLFLFTPKKNNYVDPEVANMGNDLNSEFGEISSAASYRTFGGAIKVEF, from the coding sequence ATGAAAAAAAGGTTGTTATTGATTTTATCCTGCTTATTTCTAAGTATTGGATACATTGCGGCACAAACAACAAAGATCACAGGAACTGTTGTTGATGATCTGGGAGAGCCCGCCATAGGCGTATCTGTGGTAGTGAAAGGTACTACTATCGGTACTGTGACTGATGTCGAAGGAGTGTTCTCTATTAATCTTCCCGAAGGAAAAACAACATTAGTATTCTCCCTGATAGGGATGAAATCGAAAGAAGTAACTGCTAGTGCAGAAATGAGAGTGGTATTGGAACAGGATGCCAAGGTAATGAATGAAGTTGTGGTAACAGCAATGGGTATACAACGCGATCAGAAGATATTAGGATATGCTGCTACTCAAATCAAATCGGATGAAATATCTGCAGCGAAATCCGGATCTGTAATGAGCGGACTCAGCGGTAAGGTGGCCGGGGTTAATATTTCCACAGCAGGACCTGCCGGGACTTCACAAAAGGTGCTGATTCGTGGTATATCTTCATTTAATGGTAATAATCCTTTGTATATTGTTGATGGTGTGCCAATTACTAACGAACGGTCAGGGACTGACTATGTCGACTTTGGTAATAGCGCCAATGACATTAACTCGGAAGACGTAGAATCCGTAACTGTATTGAAAGGTGCATCAGCAACTGCACTTTACGGTTCGCGTGCTGCTAATGGTGTTATAATGATAACAACCAAAAGAGCGAAAAATGAAAAGCTCACTATATCTTATGACGGTGCATTTACTGCATCAAATGTTCTCCGTGTTATGCAGACCCAAGACCTATATGGACAAGGCTGGGGTGCTTGGGACAGAGCAGAGAACGGTTCGTGGGGGCCACGCCTCGATGGAACTACCCATGAGTGGGGATCAGACCAGTTGGATCCGGTAATGACAAAGCCTTTTTCATATGTGAAAGATAACCTTCGTAACTTTTACAAAACCGGTTCTGAATTAAATAACGTTTTATCGGTACGTTACGGTACAGACAAACTCGGACTTTACGCTTCTTATGGAAATGTAACCAGTAATGGTACCCTGCCTAATAACGGGGATACATATTCACGTAATACAATTTCTTTGCGCGGAAATGCAAAATGGGATAAGTTCTCAGTAGATGTGTCTATCAACTATGCACGTAAAGATATACGCCGGACACAAGAGATGGAGATGGAGCTTTTGCAACATGCAGTTGATGTGGACTATTCAGCAATGAAAGATTACAATGATGAACGTTACAATCTTGATAACTATTATACTTTCTATGCAACTAACCCCTATTGGATGATTGATAACAACTATTATCAATATCAGGACAACCACACATACGGTAAAGTTGAAGCCTCTTATCAGTTATTAAGCGGACTAAAAGCAACTGCACGACTTGGTGGGGACTTCCTGAATTTCGATAGAGAAAACTTTAATGCAAAAAACTCTTTCACTCCGGGTTCTTATAGCGACTTAGGTGGAGCTACAGCACAAAACGGATACTATTCCAATTATAGATTTAACAGAGACCAGTTGGATGCGACAGCATTCCTTACAGCTGACTATAAAATATCCGATTTCACTCTAGGCGGTACTGCCGGATGGAACTTGAATAAGCGTACATACGAGTATACCGGAGGTTATGTAAACGGCCTGGGTGTTCCTGGCTGGTATAATCTTCAGAATACAGGTTCTGCAGCATATGCCGATCAGTATAACGAAGACCGTCGTCTGATAGGTGTATTCGCTCAGGCGGAAATTGGCTATAAAAACCTTGTATATCTCAATCTGTCGGGACGTAAGGACTATTCTTCTACACTTCCTAAAGGTGAAAACAGCTATCTTTATGGAGGAGCCAACCTCTCACTTATCCTTACCGAACTTTTGCCGACACTGAAAAATTACAAAGTAGATTTTCTAAAGGTGCGTACTGCTATAGGACAAACCGGTAATGACGCAGGGGTTTACAGAACTTCTTCATGGTTTGAGCCGGTAGCAGGATCTAACTCTACATATTATTACACTTGGTTGCCTATCAACGGAGTACTGGGATTGACTGAATACAACAGGCTTCCAAGTCAGACATTGAAACCTGAAATTACGACTGAATATGAATTCGGCTTACAAGGTAGTTTCTTCGACAATCGTGTCCGTTTCGATTTTGCTTACTATAATAAACAAAGTAAAAACCAGATTATTTCAGCGACACTAGCTCCTGAGACCGGATACACATCCGAAACTCGCAATGTTGGTCGTTTAGAAAATAAAGGGGTCGAAATAGCAGCCGGATTTACACCTGTACGCACAAAAGACTGGGAATGGGATGTAAATGGCACATTTACTAAAAATACCGGTAAAGTACGTGAGCTTTGGGATGGTTTACAAGAATATACTATTGTTTCATGGCGTGGTATAGAGTATAAGATGAAAGTAGGAGAAAAAATCGGAACCTTCCAGGTACCTGACGTTGACCGTGTGAAAGATGCGAGTAGTCCTTACAATGGATATGCAATAGTTAATAATAACGGATTCCTTACACAGTCTACCAGCGATAAGAAGGTTATTGGCTCATCTCAGCCGGATTTTATCCTGGGATTGAGTACTTCCGTTAAATTTAAAGATTTCAGACTAACTGTAGTAGGAGACTGGCATAAGGGAGGATGGATGGCATCTAATACATCTTATATCACTCACTTCAATGGTAACTCTACACAAACCGTATTTAATGAACGTAATTCTTTCATTTATCCGAATTCGGTGAAAGTAGTGAACGGACAATATGTGGAAAATAATATTCCGTTGATGTCAAACCAATTTAACTACTATGGTAACTATTCATATACTCCAACAGTAAGAGACGAGATGATCATACCTAAAGATTTCTTTAAGATCAGGGAAGTAACACTTTCTTACGATGTGCCGAAGAAATTCTTAAGTTCTACTCCTTTAAGTAAAGTTGTATTAAGTTTTATCGGTCGTAATCTATTCTTGTTTACACCTAAGAAAAATAATTATGTAGATCCGGAAGTGGCAAACATGGGTAATGACTTAAATTCCGAATTCGGTGAAATATCCAGTGCAGCTTCATATCGTACTTTTGGTGGTGCCATAAAGGTTGAATTTTAA
- a CDS encoding SusD/RagB family nutrient-binding outer membrane lipoprotein, with product MKKKNLIYIILLVLATSISFTSCDDYLDVNENSNYPAEANLESLLPAAGASTVAQLGLNGQLMGDVWCQYVTQGNSTNQYNTTVNYNLTQESYNAFWTNAYANTLKDLKIMIPVAEEKGAWNYWLIGKVLTAYNFHILTDLYGDIPFTEALDIKKYPAPKYDDSKTVVYPAIIALLDEAIAKGPQAKASGNPIIDTKDFFFRGDIDNWVSFAKSLKLKIYMRDFEANKTEIEALISAGGLLTKNCAFSVFENATNKGNPLYEYNIRQLNTKENIRACHTFTEFLLATNDPRIEKMYELTATAADAIANGETLTYREMYGGLPCGTKPSTTAGAADAVPLVNSSRYKQTFADSVYLMNAAEVSFQVAEAQARLGKTSEAKAAYEEGVRRAFDRWGYDATDFIKAGGPYAFNASSLDAMLKSILTQKWVAGAKANSWDSWMDRNRTGIPAISDAEKVRESNTTPGLAEGYELGTLVSPGTTVLQRREIPRRLPVPNVSALYNPNAPATKPTQEPLWWQVANGK from the coding sequence ATGAAAAAGAAGAATTTAATATACATAATCCTGTTAGTGCTTGCAACAAGCATATCGTTTACATCGTGCGATGATTATCTTGATGTAAATGAGAACTCAAATTATCCTGCCGAGGCTAATCTCGAAAGCTTATTGCCGGCTGCTGGAGCTAGTACGGTTGCCCAGTTAGGATTGAACGGACAACTTATGGGCGACGTATGGTGCCAGTATGTTACTCAGGGAAACTCTACGAATCAGTACAATACAACTGTAAATTACAATCTGACTCAAGAGTCATATAACGCTTTTTGGACCAATGCTTACGCTAATACCCTGAAAGACCTGAAAATTATGATTCCTGTAGCAGAAGAAAAAGGAGCATGGAACTATTGGTTGATAGGTAAAGTTCTCACGGCATATAATTTTCATATACTTACCGATTTGTATGGTGACATACCATTCACTGAAGCTTTGGATATAAAAAAGTATCCGGCGCCAAAATACGATGACAGTAAAACAGTTGTATATCCGGCTATTATTGCTTTATTAGATGAAGCAATAGCTAAAGGCCCTCAGGCTAAGGCTTCTGGTAATCCTATAATAGATACTAAAGATTTCTTTTTTAGAGGAGATATCGATAATTGGGTTTCTTTTGCAAAAAGCTTGAAGCTAAAAATATACATGCGTGATTTTGAAGCTAACAAGACAGAAATAGAAGCTCTTATCAGTGCAGGTGGACTATTGACAAAGAACTGTGCTTTCAGTGTATTTGAAAATGCTACTAACAAAGGAAATCCTTTGTATGAGTATAACATTCGACAACTAAATACAAAAGAAAATATAAGAGCTTGTCATACCTTCACTGAATTTCTGTTAGCGACAAACGACCCGCGTATTGAAAAAATGTACGAATTAACAGCGACAGCAGCAGATGCCATTGCAAATGGAGAAACACTTACTTACAGAGAGATGTATGGAGGTCTGCCTTGCGGAACAAAACCTTCTACGACTGCAGGAGCTGCAGATGCTGTACCTCTTGTAAATTCATCAAGATACAAACAGACTTTTGCTGACAGTGTTTATCTGATGAATGCAGCGGAAGTTAGCTTCCAGGTAGCAGAAGCCCAAGCCAGATTAGGCAAGACAAGTGAAGCAAAAGCAGCTTATGAAGAAGGGGTACGCCGCGCTTTCGATCGCTGGGGATATGATGCGACCGATTTCATAAAAGCCGGAGGCCCTTATGCATTCAATGCATCTTCTCTGGACGCCATGTTGAAAAGTATTCTTACTCAAAAATGGGTGGCTGGAGCAAAGGCTAACTCTTGGGATTCATGGATGGATCGCAACCGTACAGGTATTCCGGCAATCAGTGATGCGGAAAAAGTTCGTGAAAGCAATACTACTCCGGGACTTGCAGAGGGATATGAATTAGGAACTTTAGTAAGCCCGGGAACAACCGTACTTCAGCGTAGAGAAATACCTCGTCGTCTGCCTGTACCTAATGTTTCTGCTCTGTACAATCCTAATGCTCCGGCAACTAAACCTACACAGGAACCTCTGTGGTGGCAGGTTGCAAATGGCAAGTAA
- a CDS encoding lipid-binding protein, translated as MKQIKYIPFLFLLLLGFFSCDTYGDYEIEYSSIHPLGGKYRVIVTDEAGTQVYKNYCEISNTIDGSTTQCWLRIGSYSLSGANAYSINGKINCDLNSLTFSGTNIENLAGNVASSTNTFTLTGGKITLKGATAPSGTVADAISFTFTNSRFPGKTYKAEGYRFTGWDED; from the coding sequence ATGAAACAAATAAAATATATTCCATTCTTATTCTTACTGCTTCTGGGATTCTTTTCCTGTGATACATACGGAGATTATGAAATTGAATATTCTTCCATTCACCCCTTAGGCGGTAAATACAGAGTGATAGTAACAGATGAAGCGGGAACGCAGGTATACAAAAACTATTGTGAGATTTCCAATACAATAGATGGTTCTACTACTCAGTGCTGGTTGCGCATAGGAAGTTATTCCCTTAGTGGAGCAAATGCCTACTCAATCAATGGGAAAATCAATTGTGATTTGAATTCCCTTACTTTTTCAGGAACTAATATTGAAAATCTGGCAGGTAATGTAGCCTCTTCTACAAATACATTTACCCTTACAGGCGGAAAGATTACGTTAAAAGGTGCTACTGCTCCGTCAGGTACTGTGGCAGATGCTATATCTTTCACTTTCACAAATTCCCGGTTCCCAGGAAAGACCTACAAGGCCGAAGGCTACCGTTTCACTGGTTGGGATGAAGACTAA
- a CDS encoding GNAT family N-acetyltransferase → MNKKISNLILSERVLLRPIAITDADAVFSYRSLAEVAKYQYWEPFTKEQTLDFVNRNSNPDFEKRGEWIGLAIICKNTGKLIGDCALKIEDDGAEIGCNISPEYQNRGFAKETLELLLDYSSKITGVNEIYGITDSENIASIRLMESVGMVRMPAFEERIVCKGIISVEHKYSIIRK, encoded by the coding sequence ATGAATAAAAAGATATCAAATTTGATCCTCTCGGAACGGGTCTTACTCAGACCTATAGCAATAACTGATGCCGATGCTGTTTTCTCTTATCGCTCACTTGCAGAAGTTGCAAAATATCAATATTGGGAGCCGTTTACTAAAGAACAAACACTGGACTTTGTAAATCGAAACAGCAATCCCGATTTTGAAAAAAGAGGAGAATGGATCGGGCTGGCCATTATCTGTAAGAATACCGGAAAACTTATTGGAGACTGTGCTCTAAAGATAGAAGATGATGGGGCCGAAATCGGATGCAACATTTCACCGGAATATCAGAACCGTGGCTTTGCAAAAGAGACATTGGAACTACTCTTAGATTATTCTTCTAAGATAACCGGAGTAAATGAAATTTATGGAATAACCGACTCGGAAAATATAGCTTCCATCAGATTAATGGAATCAGTGGGAATGGTCAGGATGCCTGCCTTTGAAGAACGGATTGTATGTAAAGGCATTATAAGCGTAGAACATAAATACTCTATAATAAGAAAATAA
- the pdxB gene encoding 4-phosphoerythronate dehydrogenase PdxB: protein MKIIADKNIPYLKGIAEHFGDVTYLDGSAFTQDTIKDADTLIVRTVTHFGESILKDSNVKLICSATIGYDHIDTAYCDAHGIIWKNAPGCNSGSVMQYVVSSLITIARKKSFDLKGKTIGIVGVGNVGKKVAKACEILGMKVLLNDPPRQAQEKDNSFVSLQTIMDEADIITFHTPLIKEGEYRTYHLADKEFFSLLKKKPIIINSARGAIIDTIAIKDAIKENKISGAIIDCWENEPQIDLEYLNLVDIATPHIAGYSADGKANATRMSLESIASYYGLDKQPISLIKEPAPVNPVIDLNQYSNSDNRIYEAILNTYNVLADFARLKASPDIFKKLRNEYPLRREYFAYTITNTLNNETVILNNLGFKYE, encoded by the coding sequence ATGAAAATAATAGCTGATAAAAATATACCATATCTGAAAGGTATTGCTGAACATTTTGGAGATGTAACTTATCTTGATGGTTCAGCTTTTACACAGGATACGATAAAAGATGCGGACACATTGATTGTCCGTACAGTGACCCATTTTGGAGAGAGTATATTGAAAGATAGTAATGTAAAGTTGATTTGCTCCGCTACTATCGGTTATGACCATATAGATACAGCGTATTGTGACGCACATGGTATTATCTGGAAAAATGCTCCCGGGTGTAATTCCGGTTCTGTGATGCAGTATGTGGTGTCTTCCCTGATTACAATTGCCCGAAAGAAAAGCTTCGATTTAAAGGGTAAAACAATAGGCATTGTCGGAGTAGGTAATGTAGGAAAGAAGGTCGCAAAAGCCTGTGAAATATTAGGGATGAAAGTTCTTCTGAACGACCCTCCAAGACAGGCACAGGAAAAAGACAATAGCTTTGTTAGCCTGCAAACGATAATGGATGAGGCGGATATAATTACATTCCATACTCCTCTGATAAAAGAAGGTGAATATAGGACATATCATCTGGCAGATAAAGAATTCTTCTCTTTGCTGAAGAAAAAACCTATAATAATCAATTCGGCACGTGGCGCAATAATAGATACCATAGCTATCAAGGACGCAATTAAGGAGAATAAGATATCGGGCGCTATTATCGATTGTTGGGAAAACGAACCTCAGATCGATTTGGAATATCTCAATCTGGTGGACATCGCCACTCCTCATATAGCAGGTTATTCTGCCGACGGAAAAGCAAATGCGACGCGTATGTCTCTGGAATCAATTGCGAGTTATTACGGATTGGATAAACAGCCTATCTCGTTGATTAAAGAACCCGCCCCTGTAAATCCTGTTATAGACCTCAACCAGTATTCAAATAGCGATAATCGGATTTACGAGGCAATCCTGAACACATATAACGTATTGGCTGATTTTGCGCGTTTAAAGGCTTCTCCTGATATTTTCAAAAAATTGAGGAATGAATATCCGTTGCGTCGGGAATACTTTGCCTATACTATTACAAATACTTTGAATAATGAGACGGTCATCCTGAATAACTTAGGGTTCAAATATGAATAA
- a CDS encoding ATP-binding cassette domain-containing protein — MIQVEHISKNYGDQIALSDVSFSMNKGEIIGLLGVNGAGKSTLMKILAGIIRPDNGQISFSGKNLFENTLEIKRQTGYLSEDNPLYEDMYVKEYLSYVAGIYYADKESISEVMEQTGLQKEYKKKIKNLSKGNRQRVGIAQALVNDPLFLILDEATSGLDPNQRESLNNLLIDLSINKVVLFSTHILHEVKDICTRFILLDKGRLIADHEIAEIDPIENIFHKLTNENNS; from the coding sequence TTGATACAAGTAGAACATATATCGAAAAACTATGGAGATCAGATAGCATTATCGGATGTAAGCTTCTCTATGAATAAAGGGGAGATTATCGGGCTGCTGGGTGTTAACGGAGCCGGAAAGTCTACCCTGATGAAAATTCTGGCAGGAATCATCCGCCCGGATAACGGACAGATAAGCTTTTCCGGGAAAAACCTTTTTGAGAATACTTTGGAGATAAAGCGGCAAACAGGCTATCTTTCCGAAGATAATCCTTTATATGAAGATATGTATGTAAAGGAATATCTCAGTTATGTGGCCGGAATATACTATGCAGATAAAGAAAGTATATCGGAAGTGATGGAACAAACAGGTCTGCAAAAAGAGTATAAGAAAAAGATAAAAAACCTATCTAAAGGGAACAGGCAGCGGGTAGGGATTGCACAGGCTTTGGTTAACGACCCTTTATTCCTGATTCTGGACGAGGCAACCAGCGGACTGGACCCTAACCAACGCGAAAGCCTGAATAATCTGCTTATAGATTTATCTATAAATAAAGTCGTGTTGTTTTCAACACATATCCTGCATGAGGTAAAGGATATCTGCACCAGATTTATTCTGCTGGATAAAGGCCGGCTTATTGCAGACCATGAAATAGCAGAAATAGACCCGATAGAAAATATATTTCATAAACTGACAAATGAAAATAATAGCTGA
- a CDS encoding ferritin — translation MLSKKLEAALNAQINAEFWSAYLYLSMSAHFAADGKPGFAHWFKNQFDEEQEHAMKLFNYVIERGGKVELKPITKVAQSWQSPLAAFEDTLVHEQKVTAMINNLVTIAREEKDYATESMLQWFVNEQVEEESTAQGYIDALKMIKDNGFGIYTLDKELRARS, via the coding sequence ATGTTAAGTAAAAAATTAGAAGCCGCATTAAATGCGCAAATCAATGCAGAATTCTGGTCTGCATATCTTTACCTATCTATGTCAGCACATTTTGCCGCAGATGGTAAGCCGGGTTTCGCTCATTGGTTCAAAAACCAGTTCGACGAAGAACAGGAACATGCTATGAAGCTTTTCAATTATGTAATTGAAAGAGGTGGAAAAGTAGAACTGAAACCAATCACAAAAGTTGCCCAATCATGGCAATCTCCGTTGGCAGCATTTGAAGATACTTTGGTACATGAGCAAAAAGTTACAGCCATGATTAACAATCTGGTTACTATAGCCCGTGAAGAAAAGGACTATGCCACAGAAAGCATGCTGCAATGGTTTGTAAACGAGCAGGTAGAAGAAGAATCAACAGCACAAGGATATATCGATGCTCTGAAAATGATCAAAGATAACGGATTCGGCATCTATACACTTGATAAAGAGCTGAGAGCAAGATCATAA